Within the Hypericibacter adhaerens genome, the region GTTGGGCTGCAGCAGCGCGCGCTCGCCCGCCAGCGACAGGAACCAGGCGAGCTTCTCGAAGAAGGCCGGATCGGCGACCAGGATGTCGTCTTCCATGTAGCAGTACCAGTCGTACCGCCCGAGCCCGTCGCGCAGGACCGCATGGGCTTCGTAGCCCAGCAGCAGGGGCTGGGCCGCCGTCTGATGCTGGCGGAACAGGTTTCCCGGCAGGGCGGGGATCAGGTGATCGCTGCCGGTGGTGCAGAGGACGATGTCGATCTGGGCGCTGTTGGCGTGGTTGGTCTCGTAAAGGCAGCGGCGCGGCGGGTCGAGCAGGCCCTGGCGCGGACCGAACTGCTGATGCAGCGAGGCCATGCATTGGGTCAAAGCCTCGATGCGCGGCTGCGGATCGGCCCGGTGCGAGCCATAGAAGCCCGAGCTGGGCCTGTAGAAGTGAGGGATCGCCACCAGGATCCGCATGCCGTTCTCTTTCCGGGGAACCATTGCCGAATCGCGCGGGCCCGGCCGGGCCCGCGCCGCACTATAGCTTGCGGCCCGCGACCGCCCGCAAGAGCGCGGGCGGCGAAGCCGCCGGACGACCGTCCGAGGCGGCACAAATTCCTGCCGCCGGCGAGGAATCGGGTTCGCCGGCCCCGCTTCGGGACCGGAAGCAGCCTTGATCGCGGGCGGCGGAGGTCTAGTTGTCTTGGAAAGCACCATGTCGGCGCTGTCCGCCCGGCCGTAGGAACCGGGATTGGCCCGGCCGCTTGCGAACGACAGCGCCCGGCCCTGGGGAGGGAATCATGGAACAGGTCATCATCAATCTGATCGCCGGCGCCGCCGGCGGTATCGGCGCCGGCAAGGCATCGCCGAGCTTCGACCTCGGAATGATCGGCAACATCATCGCCGGCGCCGTCGGCGGCGGCGTGCTCGGCCAGATCGTCTCGGCCCTCATCCCCGCCATCAGCGCGGCGGCGCAGGGCGGCAATCTCAGCGTCGGCGGGATCGTCGGGCAGATCGTCAGCGGCGGTGCCGGCGGCGCGATCCTCACCATCATCGCCGGCCTCATCAAGAACAAGATGATGGCCAAGAGCTGACCGCCGGCGCCTAGCGCGGCAGCTTGCCGGTCTGGCGCAGGCTGATGTGGCCGCCGGCGCTCACGATCAGATGGTCGTGGAGCGCGATGCCCAGGGTCTCGGCGGCCCGCATGATCTCGCGCGTGATCTCGATGTCGCCGGGCGAAGGCTTGAGATTGCCGCTGGGATGGTTGTGGACGAGCACCAGCCCGACGGCGCCGAGGTTGAGCGCGCGCTGCAGGATCTGGCGCGGATAGGCCGCCACTTCGTTGACCGTGCCGGTCTGCTGCAGCTCGTCGGCGATGAGCCCGTGGCGCTGGTCGAGGAACAGCACGCGGAACTGCTCGATCGGGCTGTTGCCGATCACGGTGCGGCAATGCTTGGCGACCTTGTCGATCGAGTTGAGGATCGCCCGTTCCTTGAGCTCCTCGCGCCCCAGCCGCACCGCCGTCTCGGCGATGGCCCGCAGGTTCACGATGGTCGAATAGGTGACGAGCTCGAACCCGGCAAGCTCCTCTTCCCGTGCCGCCAGCACGCCACCCAGGCTGCCGAACCGCTCCAGCAGCGCCTTGGCCAGGGGCTTCACGTCCTTGCGCTCGACCGTGGCGAAGAGCAGCAGCTCCAGCAGCTCATAGTCGGGCAGCGCGCCGAGGCCGCCCGCCATGGCGCGCTTGCGCAACCGCTCGCGATGGCCCCAGTAATGCGGCCGGTTGGGCTTTTCCGCCGGCGCCTCGGCCGGAATCGGCAGGACCGCGATCAGCCGCTCGGTCGGGTCCTGGGATTCGAACACCCAGGCGCGGGCGAGCTTGTCCCACTGGCCGCCGATCTCCTGCAGCGCCTGGCGATGGGGATAGGTGTCGCCGCGCACCGCGAACCGCTCGATCCCGCCGCCCGGCAACGGCTCGACGGTGATGCCGATGCGCTCCAGCGCATCGGCCGCCCCCGCTCCGTCCGGCCGGTCCTGTCCCATGCCCGCAACGGTTGCGCGAGCCCCGCACGGGGTCAAGGGCCGCGCCGATGACGGGGGGCAGGCCGGATCTCGGGCGCTTGACGGCTCGCTTCCTTCCCTATATATAACCATAAGGTTATTTAACTATAGGGTTTTATAGAGATGACGGCGGACGCCCTCTCCCTCACCTTCGCGGCCCTCGCCGATCCCACGCGGCGCGCGATCCTGGCCCGCCTCTCGCTCGGCCAGGCCACCGTCACCGAGCTGGCGAAGCCCTTCAAGATGAGCGGGCCCGGCGTCACCAAGCATCTGAAGGTGCTGGAGCGGGCGGGCCTGATCGTGCGCGGCCGCGAGGCGCAATGGCGGCCGAGCCGGCTCGACGCCCGCCCGCTCAAGGACGCCGCCGCCTGGCTCGATCACTACCGGCAGTTCTGGGAGGCGAGCTTCGACCGCCTCGAGGACTACCTCAACGAGGTGCAGATGAAGGGAGGCAAAGGTGGCCGCACGAAAAGGCGCTGAGCCGGTGGCCGCGCGGGAGGCGGAGCCCGCCGACCGCGTGCTCGTCATCTCGCGGCTCTTCGACGCACCGCGCGCGCTCGTCTATCAGGCCTTTGCCGATCCGAAGCAGGCGCTACAATGGGCCGGTCCGCGCGACTATCCGGCGGTCCATATCGAGGGCGATCTCAGGCCCGGCGGCCCATGGCGCACCTGCCTCAAGGGGATCGAGGACGGCCGCCTGCTCTGGCAGGGCGGCGTCTATCTCGAGGTGGTGCCGAACGAGAAGCTGGTCTTCACCTTCGCCTGGGACCAGGAGGACGGGAGTGCGGGGCCGGAGACTCTGGTCACCATCACCTTCGCCGATCGGAACGGCAAGACGCTGATGACCTTCCGGCAGGCGGTCTTCAACACGGTGGCGAACCGCGATGGTCATCGCGGCGGCTGGAACAGCGCCTTCGACCGGCTGGCGGAGCTTCTGGCCTCGCACCGGTAGCGGCAGGACGAACGGCAACGGGAGGCGAGCTTGCATCGGCCTGATCGCTTCCCACGGAGGTAGCGCCTCATGTGCTGTGCGTTGGCGGCCCTTCTGATCGCGATGGTCGCGGCCTGCCGCGGCGGCTTCAGGGCCGTCGTCGGCTGGCGGCCGCCGGTGCGGTGGCTCGCCCTCTCGAGCGCTCTCGCCGTCTTCCTGGTGGAGGGCTCGGCCCTCGCGGCGAAGCATTTCGATCACTATGCCGCGCGCGCCCGCGCGCATGACCGCTCGGTCCTGGCCGAGATCTGGGCCCAGCCGATCTGCAACGGCGCCGGGTCGACGGCGCTCGCCGCTTCGTCGCACGCCGAAGTGATCGGCACCGATTGAGCAAGGCTCCGGGGCGGCTTTCGGGCGCGGTTCACAGCCCGCGGCGGTCCTCCCAATCGAACTTCGCCACCGCCAGCGGCCGGAACCAGGGCCAGCCGCGGTAATAGAACTTCGTCGGGAAACCTTCGGCATCGAACGCGGTGCGGGCATCGTTGGCGCGCAGGATGCGCTGGGCCAGCTTGTAGCCGAACCAGCTCCCCATCGGCACGCCGGCGAAGCAATAGCCCAGCCCGTAATGCATCCCGTCCTGGCTGCCGATATGCGGCCAGAGATCGAAGGTGGCGGCGCATTGCCCGGTCCAGACATGGGCGAGCTTCGTGCCCTTGAGATCGGGCAGGATCTGGTCCATCCGCCCCTTGAGCCGCCGCGCCTTGGCCTTGAGATCGCGCGTCGGGCTGCCGGTGCGCCAGCCCAGCAGCAGGCGCTCCTGGTCGGGCGCGCGGCGCCAATAGGTGAGGTTGTTGTTCCAGTCGTGATAGGTGCGGTTGGTGGGCGCCGCGCGGTCGAGGAGCTCGCGCGGCAGGATCTCGGTCGCGACCATGAAACCGTTGAAGGGCACGATGCGGCGCTGCAGCCAGGGCGTCGCGGATCCCGTATAGCCGTTGGTCGCGATCGCGACCTCGCGCGCCTTGAGCGATCCCCGCGAGGTCGCCACGGTGAAGCCGTCCGTCTCGCGCAGGATGCCGGTGACGGCGGTGCGATCGTAGAGCCCGGCGCCCGCGCGTTCGGCGGCCGCGATCAGGCCGTTCACGTAGAGCGCCGGATGGATCGAGCCCATCTCCGGGATCATGGCGCCGCCCTGGAAGAGATCGGAGCCGGTCTCGCGATGCTGCTCGGCACGCGGCACCATCGCGAACTCGTCGCCCAGATGGCGCTGCTTGATCGCGAGCTCGCGCGCCATGCCGTCATAGTGGCGCGGGCTCAAGGCCGCCATGAAGCGGCCGCTGCGCCGGAGATGGCAGGAGATCGCCTCGCGCTCCACCAGCTCGTAGACGAAATCATAGGCCGCGCGGGTGTCGCGATAGATCGCGAGCGCACCCTCGAGCCCCCGCGAATCGATCAGCGAGCCGAAGCTGTGCTTGAGCGTGCGTCCGACATAGCCGGCATTGCGCGAGCTCGCCCCCTCGCCCAGCCGCTGCGCCTCCAGCACCGCCACGCGGCGCCCGGCGCGCGCCAGGGTCAGGGCCGCGACCAGGCCGGTGAAGCCCGCACCCACGATGGCGACATCCACGGGCGGGGGCAAAGGCTGCGGCGGACGCTCCGGCCGGGGCCCCGCTTCCCACCAGTACGGTGTCTCCTTGAATCCCGACGCGAAGATCCCGCCGTCCGCCATGCCCGTCCCCCGATGATCGCCAACCCTTCTAGCAAGGACGCCACCCGACCGTCCATTGACCCACTTCCTTTACCCTCCCCCTCATTCATGAGGGGGAGGGACAGGCCCGCAGAGGGAAAGGAGATTTCGCCTGAGCAATCCCGCCCGCGCATCGCAAGGAAGTCTCTGCTAGAGTGCCGCCAGTGGCTCGGGGGTTCCGGACAAGTTCATGAATGCGATCGGGTTGGGTCGCCGCGACTATGCCAAGGGCGTCGCGGCCATGTTGCTGGCGACCTTGTTCTGGTCGCTCTCCGGTCTCTTCATGCGGATCATCCCGCAAGACGATGTGTGGCGGATCGCCGCCTGGCGTTCGGGCTGCATGTCGCTGGGGCTGCTGCTGTTCCTGCTGACGATCTACGGCCGGGGCACGCTGGCGCAGTTCCGCGCCATCGACCGAAGCGCACTGCTGGGCGCCGCCGGCTTCTTCGCCGTGGGCTCCACCCTCTATATCGTGGCGCTCTCGCTCGCCGGGACGGCCAATGTCGCCTGCCTTTCCAACCTGACGCCGATCTTCGCGCCCCTCCTCGCCCGGCTCGTCCTGGGCGAGCGCTCGGGCCCTGCGATCTGGATCGCGACCGCGCTCGCGATCGCCGGGGTCTTCGTCGTCTTCGGCACCGATTTCGGCCAGGGCAGCGCCATCGGCAACGCCCTCTCGCTCGTGGTGGCCTTCTGCTTCGCGGCCCAGACCGTCTGGCTGCGGCGCTATCGCGACATCGACCTGGTGCCGGCCGTCTGTCTCGGCGGGCTCGTGGTGTTCGTCGGGGTGGGGCTGGTGCGCGGCGGCCTCGCGATCTCGTGGGAAGCCTTCGGCTGGATCCTGCTGATGGGCTTCCTGCAGCTCGCCTTGCCGCTGATCCTCTATACCCGCGCCGCGCGCTGGGTCCCGGCGATCCAGATGACGCTGATCGCGCTTCTCGACGTGGTGCTCAATCCCTTCTGGACCTGGCTCGTGGTCGACGAGGTGCCGGCGATGAACGCGATCTGGGGCGGGCTGCTGATCCTCGTCGGCGTGCTCATCAGCGTGATCGCCGGGCGCAAGCCGCAGGCCTCGGCCCCCGCACCGGCGGCCGCGATCCCCGAGCCCGTCGGCGAACGCTGAGCGCCGTCAGGCGCGAGCCGGCGGCGTCTCCACATGGGGCAGGCGCGAGCGGTATTCGAGATCGTCCAGCACCAGGTGGTTGCGCATATAGCTGGTCGAAGCGTCGCGCATCGGCTGGAAGTCCCATGATGCGTGCCGGCCGGTCATGAGCGCTGCCGCCACCATCCGTCGCCGCCGCTGGCTCGCCACCACCTTCTCGCGCAAGCCCGCCATGTCCCAGCGCCGCACGGCCTCGGCCCGATAGGCCGCGACCTTGCCGGCTTGCGCCGGATCGGCGGCGGTGTCGCGGCGCTCCTGCGGGTCCGTCGCCAGATCGAAGAGCTGATCGGGATCGGACGGCGTCGTCACGAACTTCTCGCCGCCGCGCCGGATCATCATCAGAGGCGCCACCACCCCTTCGCCCAGATATTCGCCGATCACCTCGTCATGGCCGCCATTGCCGGCGAGATGCGGCAGCAGCGAGCGCCCGTCGATCGGGGCGGCATGGTCGGGCTTGCGCCCGTCTCCCGCGATCTCGGCCAGGGTCGGCAGCAGGTCGATGAGCGAGGTGGCCTCGCGCACGCGGTGCGGGCGGAACAGGCCGGGCCGCGAGACGATCAGCGGGATGCGGCAGGCATTCTCGTACCAGCTCATCTTGTACCAGAGCCCGCGCTCGCCCTGCATGTCGCCGTGGTCGGCGGTAAAGAGGATGATGGTGTCGTCGGCGAGCCCCACCTCCTCGAGCGCCTTGAGCAGCAGGCCCACCTGGTCGTCGACGAACGAGATGGCGCCGTAATAGGCGCGCCGCGCGGCGCGGATATGGGCTTCCGTGATCTCGTAGCGATCCATGTCCGAGACATGGCGCAGCCGCTTCGTGTGCGGATCGAGCGGCACGTCGCCCGCTTTCACTATCGGAAGATCGATGTCCTCGTCGCGATAGCGGTTCCAATGTTCCGGCAGGATCGCATAGGGATCGTGCGGATGCGTCATCGAGACCACGAGGCAGAAAGGCCGCTCGTCGGTCCCGCGCGCCGCGTCATGGATGTAGCGGCGCGCCGCATAGACCGTCTCCTCGTCGAAATCGAGCTGGTTCGAGCGCACGCAGGGGCCTGCTTGAACGACGGAAAGCATGTTGTGGTACCAGGAGGGCCGGGTCTCGAAATCCTCCCAATCGGGAAACCAGCCATAGTCGGAAGGATAGATGTCGGTGGTAAGCCGCTCCTCGAAGCCGTGGAGCTGGTCGGGCCCGCAGAAATGCATCTTGCCCGAAAGCGCGGTACGGTAGCCGGCGAGGCGGAGATAATGGGCGAAGGTCGGGATGTCGGCCGCGAAATCGGCCGCGTTGTCATAGGCGCCGATGCGCGAGGGCAGGGCGCCGGCCATCATGCTGAAGCGCGAGGGCGCGCAGAGCGGGCTGTTGCAGTAGAAGTTCTCGAACAGCACCCCGCGATCGGCCAGCGCCGAGATATGCGGTGCCTTCACCACGCGATGGCCATAGGCCGGCAGGAAGCTCGCCGCCAGCTGGTCGGCCTGCAGGAACAGGATGTTGGGTCTGCGCTTTGCCATGAGGGTCTCGCTGCGTCGCTTGCCGGCACCGGCCTCCAGCCATCAAATGCATTTATGGGCAGGAGGACCGAACGCCGGCCGGAGGGCCAGAGTAGCCTGCGCTCGGCTTGACGCGGGAGCCGGTCTGGAGATGATAAGGCCATGAAAGAAACTAATGCCGAGGGCGGCGGCCGGCTGCCGCCGCTGCGGGGCCTCGTCACCTTCGAGATGGCGGCGCGCCTGGGCAGCTTCACCAAGGCGGCCGAGGGGCTGGGCCTGACCCAGCCGGCCGTCAGCCATCAGATCCGGCGTCTCGAGCAGCATCTGGGCCGCCCGCTGTTCCGGCGCGATCATCGCGGCATCGCGCTCACCGAGGCGGGCGCCGCCCTCTTTGTCGCGGTACAACGCGGCCTCACCGGCATCGGCGAGGCGGTGCGCGAGATCCGCGGCACCACGGCGCAGCGCGTCGTCACCATCGCCGCCGACGTGGCCTTCTCCGGGCTCTGGCTGGTGCCGCGCCTGGCCGAGATCAAGGCGCTGCTGCCGACCGTCGAGCTCAGGATCATCACCTCGCAATGGACCCAGAACATCAACGAGATCGGCGCCGATCTGGGCGTGCTGTTCGGCGACGGCGCCTGGTTCGGCACGCGCGCCGAGCTGCTGGTGCCGGAATATGCCTTCCCGGTCTGCGCGCCTTCGCTCCTGAAGGACGGCCGGAAATTCACGCTCGAGGAGCTGCAGCGCCTGCCGCTGCTCCATCTCGAGATGCCGAGCCCGGTCAAGGGTGCCAGCGAGCCCTGGTTCAAATGGGAGAGCTGGTTCGCCGCGGCGGGGCTGCCCTACCGCCCGGCCCAGCCCGGCCTCTCCTTCAACAACTACAACTTCACGATCCAGGCGGCGATCGCGGGCCAAGGCATCGCGCTGGGTTGGCGACCGCTGGTGGAACAGATCCTCCTCGCCGGCCAGCTCGTGCCCTGTGCGGACAAAGCCTGCAGCTCGGCGCGCGGCTATCACCTGCTGCTGCCCGGCCGCGGCGTGCCGGGACCCGAGGTCCAGCGCTTCATCGCCTGGCTCAAGACCGCCATGGCGAAATCGCCGCCGGTTCCGACGGAGGGCAACTGACTCGAATATCACCTACCCCCTTGCGGGGGAGGATTAAGGAGGGGGCTGCTCGGTCCATCAGCCCCCTCCCTCACCCTCCCCCGCGACGCAGGGGAGGGGATACACATTTCATCTCACCCGATATCCAGCACCACGCGTCCGACGATCTTCCCGCGGCGCATGCGGTCGAAGATGCCGTTGACGGCCCGCAGAGGCAGCTTCTCGATCTTCGCCTTGACCAGCCCGTTGGTGGCGAAGGCCACCGCCTCGTTGAGGTCGAGGCGCGTGCCGACATTCGAGCCGCGCACCGAGAGCTCCCAGTTGGTGATGGCGGAGATCGAGGTGCGGATCTCGTCGGCCTTGCCGCCCGGCAGCCCGATATAGGAGACGCTGCCGCCCGGCCGCAGCATGCGGATCGACTGCTCGAAGGCGCGCGTCGCCACCGCCGTCACGATCGCGCCATGGGTCCCGCCGAGCTTCTCCTGGATCAGCTTTGCCGGATCGTCCTTGCTGGCGTCCGCCACGAACTCGGCGCCCAGCCGCTTGGCGAGCTTGAGCTTCTCCTCCGACACGTCGACCGCTGCAACGCGCATCCCCATCGCCGCCGCATATTGCACAGCAATATGCCCGAGCCCGCCGATGCCCACGATGGTGACCCACTGGCCGGGCCGTGTGTTGGTGCGCTTGAGGCCGCGATAGGTGGTGACGCCCGCGCACAGAATCGGCGCCATCTCGTGCATGTCGATCCGCGGCGACAGCTTCGCCACGAAGGCCGCCGGCGCCACCATATATTCGGCATAGCCGCCGGGCTTGCTGTAGCCCGTGGCCTCGCCCTTCTGGCAGATCGTCTCCATGCCGGCGAGGCAGAACTCGCAGGTGCCGCAGGCGCTGAACATCCAGGGCACGCCCACCCGTTGACCGACCCTGAAGCCGGTCACGCCGGTGCCCACCCCCGCCACCGTGCCCGCCACCTCATGGCCCGGGATCAGCGGCAGGTTCGGCAGCGGGTTCCAGTCGCCGTCGATCGCATGAAGGTCGCTGTGGCAGACGCCGCAGGCCACCACCTTGATCAGGATCTCGCCATGTCCGGGTTCCGGGATCGGCAGGGTCTCGATCTTGAGCTTCTGGCGGATCTTGCGCAGAACCGCCGCCTTCATGCTGTTCGCAGCCATGGCTATCCCGTTTTCCCTTCTGTTGCGGCGGCCGGGAAAGGCCGCCATCCTCAATGGTCGGGACCCGATGCCGCGACCCGTTCGATTCCGTGAGCTAGAATATCGTCACGATGGCATGACGACATATCCCTAAAGCGCTAACCTCTCGCCCGTCATGAGTTCCCCACTCCCTTCAACAGCGCGCGATCCCGCCCGCCGCCCGGCCGAGGCCGTTCTGCGGGTGCGCGCGTCGAGCCGCCGCGCCGCCCGCGGCGGCATCTGACGCCCAATTTTCGAGGACATGATGGCAGAACGCTTCCACAACGCCGTGCGCGAGATCGAGAACGCCTGGATCGAGATGAGCGATGGCTGCAGGCTGGCCGCGCGCATCTGGCTGCCCGAGGGCGCGGAGACGCAGAAGGTGCCGGCGATCCTCGAATACCTGCCCTACCGCAAGCGCGACGGCACCGCCGTGCGCGACCAGCTCACCCATCCCTATTTCGCGGCCCACGGCTATGCCTGCCTGCGCGTCGATATGCGCGGCAACGGCGAATCCGACGGCCTCATGTGGGACGAATATCTGAAGCAGGAGCAGGACGACGCGATCGAGATCCTCGACTGGATCGCGCGCCAGCCCTGGTCGAACGGCAAGGCCGGGATGATCGGCATCTCCTGGGGCGGCTTCAACGGGCTCCAGGTCGCGGCGCGCCGGCCGGCGCCCTTGAAGGCCGTGGTCTCGATCTGCTCGACCGCCGACCGCTATGCCGACGACATCCATTACAAGGGCGGCTGCCAGCTCAACGAGAACCTCGGCTGGTCCTCGACCATGTTCGCCTATTCCTCGCGACCGCCCGATCCGGCGCTGGTGGGCGAGCGCTGGCGCGAGCTCTGGATGAACCGGCTCGAGAACGAGCCGCTGCTGGTGAAGAACTGGCTCGAGCATCAG harbors:
- a CDS encoding zinc-dependent alcohol dehydrogenase; translated protein: MAANSMKAAVLRKIRQKLKIETLPIPEPGHGEILIKVVACGVCHSDLHAIDGDWNPLPNLPLIPGHEVAGTVAGVGTGVTGFRVGQRVGVPWMFSACGTCEFCLAGMETICQKGEATGYSKPGGYAEYMVAPAAFVAKLSPRIDMHEMAPILCAGVTTYRGLKRTNTRPGQWVTIVGIGGLGHIAVQYAAAMGMRVAAVDVSEEKLKLAKRLGAEFVADASKDDPAKLIQEKLGGTHGAIVTAVATRAFEQSIRMLRPGGSVSYIGLPGGKADEIRTSISAITNWELSVRGSNVGTRLDLNEAVAFATNGLVKAKIEKLPLRAVNGIFDRMRRGKIVGRVVLDIG
- a CDS encoding NAD(P)/FAD-dependent oxidoreductase, with the translated sequence MADGGIFASGFKETPYWWEAGPRPERPPQPLPPPVDVAIVGAGFTGLVAALTLARAGRRVAVLEAQRLGEGASSRNAGYVGRTLKHSFGSLIDSRGLEGALAIYRDTRAAYDFVYELVEREAISCHLRRSGRFMAALSPRHYDGMARELAIKQRHLGDEFAMVPRAEQHRETGSDLFQGGAMIPEMGSIHPALYVNGLIAAAERAGAGLYDRTAVTGILRETDGFTVATSRGSLKAREVAIATNGYTGSATPWLQRRIVPFNGFMVATEILPRELLDRAAPTNRTYHDWNNNLTYWRRAPDQERLLLGWRTGSPTRDLKAKARRLKGRMDQILPDLKGTKLAHVWTGQCAATFDLWPHIGSQDGMHYGLGYCFAGVPMGSWFGYKLAQRILRANDARTAFDAEGFPTKFYYRGWPWFRPLAVAKFDWEDRRGL
- a CDS encoding DMT family transporter: MNAIGLGRRDYAKGVAAMLLATLFWSLSGLFMRIIPQDDVWRIAAWRSGCMSLGLLLFLLTIYGRGTLAQFRAIDRSALLGAAGFFAVGSTLYIVALSLAGTANVACLSNLTPIFAPLLARLVLGERSGPAIWIATALAIAGVFVVFGTDFGQGSAIGNALSLVVAFCFAAQTVWLRRYRDIDLVPAVCLGGLVVFVGVGLVRGGLAISWEAFGWILLMGFLQLALPLILYTRAARWVPAIQMTLIALLDVVLNPFWTWLVVDEVPAMNAIWGGLLILVGVLISVIAGRKPQASAPAPAAAIPEPVGER
- the betC gene encoding choline-sulfatase — protein: MAKRRPNILFLQADQLAASFLPAYGHRVVKAPHISALADRGVLFENFYCNSPLCAPSRFSMMAGALPSRIGAYDNAADFAADIPTFAHYLRLAGYRTALSGKMHFCGPDQLHGFEERLTTDIYPSDYGWFPDWEDFETRPSWYHNMLSVVQAGPCVRSNQLDFDEETVYAARRYIHDAARGTDERPFCLVVSMTHPHDPYAILPEHWNRYRDEDIDLPIVKAGDVPLDPHTKRLRHVSDMDRYEITEAHIRAARRAYYGAISFVDDQVGLLLKALEEVGLADDTIILFTADHGDMQGERGLWYKMSWYENACRIPLIVSRPGLFRPHRVREATSLIDLLPTLAEIAGDGRKPDHAAPIDGRSLLPHLAGNGGHDEVIGEYLGEGVVAPLMMIRRGGEKFVTTPSDPDQLFDLATDPQERRDTAADPAQAGKVAAYRAEAVRRWDMAGLREKVVASQRRRRMVAAALMTGRHASWDFQPMRDASTSYMRNHLVLDDLEYRSRLPHVETPPARA
- a CDS encoding calcium-binding protein, giving the protein MVPRKENGMRILVAIPHFYRPSSGFYGSHRADPQPRIEALTQCMASLHQQFGPRQGLLDPPRRCLYETNHANSAQIDIVLCTTGSDHLIPALPGNLFRQHQTAAQPLLLGYEAHAVLRDGLGRYDWYCYMEDDILVADPAFFEKLAWFLSLAGERALLQPNRYEVSFDDRIHKLYIDANLAKPELSQPYQDITKRPKIDGKVLNRRIAFQRVNNPHAGCFFLSEAQMRKFASQDYFLDRSDAFAGPLESAATLGIMRCFETYKPARENAAFLEIGHIHRRYIGRYVVFEEGAPWRFKVVKPAD
- a CDS encoding LysR substrate-binding domain-containing protein; this translates as MKETNAEGGGRLPPLRGLVTFEMAARLGSFTKAAEGLGLTQPAVSHQIRRLEQHLGRPLFRRDHRGIALTEAGAALFVAVQRGLTGIGEAVREIRGTTAQRVVTIAADVAFSGLWLVPRLAEIKALLPTVELRIITSQWTQNINEIGADLGVLFGDGAWFGTRAELLVPEYAFPVCAPSLLKDGRKFTLEELQRLPLLHLEMPSPVKGASEPWFKWESWFAAAGLPYRPAQPGLSFNNYNFTIQAAIAGQGIALGWRPLVEQILLAGQLVPCADKACSSARGYHLLLPGRGVPGPEVQRFIAWLKTAMAKSPPVPTEGN
- the radC gene encoding RadC family protein; the encoded protein is MGQDRPDGAGAADALERIGITVEPLPGGGIERFAVRGDTYPHRQALQEIGGQWDKLARAWVFESQDPTERLIAVLPIPAEAPAEKPNRPHYWGHRERLRKRAMAGGLGALPDYELLELLLFATVERKDVKPLAKALLERFGSLGGVLAAREEELAGFELVTYSTIVNLRAIAETAVRLGREELKERAILNSIDKVAKHCRTVIGNSPIEQFRVLFLDQRHGLIADELQQTGTVNEVAAYPRQILQRALNLGAVGLVLVHNHPSGNLKPSPGDIEITREIMRAAETLGIALHDHLIVSAGGHISLRQTGKLPR
- a CDS encoding SRPBCC family protein, whose translation is MAARKGAEPVAAREAEPADRVLVISRLFDAPRALVYQAFADPKQALQWAGPRDYPAVHIEGDLRPGGPWRTCLKGIEDGRLLWQGGVYLEVVPNEKLVFTFAWDQEDGSAGPETLVTITFADRNGKTLMTFRQAVFNTVANRDGHRGGWNSAFDRLAELLASHR
- a CDS encoding ArsR/SmtB family transcription factor; the protein is MTADALSLTFAALADPTRRAILARLSLGQATVTELAKPFKMSGPGVTKHLKVLERAGLIVRGREAQWRPSRLDARPLKDAAAWLDHYRQFWEASFDRLEDYLNEVQMKGGKGGRTKRR